Sequence from the Fusobacterium periodonticum ATCC 33693 genome:
GGACAATTCGGAAAGAAAATTTCAGTCGAAACTAGGTTTTATATTAACTTGTGTAGGTTCTGCCGTTGGTATGGCTAATATCTGGGCTTTCCCATATAGAGTTGGAAAGTACGGAGGAGCTGTATTTTTACTAATATATTTTATGTTTATTGCTTTATTTTCTTATGTTGGTTTGTCTGCTGAATATTTAATTGGAAGAAGAGCTGGAACAGGAACTTTAGGTTCTTATGAATATGCTTGGAATGAAAAAGGAAAAGGTAAATTAGGTTATACTTTGGCTTATATTCCTCTTTTAGGATCTATGAGTATAGCTATTGGATATGCTATCATATCTGCTTGGGTTTTAAGAACTTTTGGAGCAGCAGTTACAGGAAAGATATTAGAAGTTGATACAGCTCAATTCTTTGGTGAAGCTGTTCAAGGAAACTTTGTAATACTTCCTTGGCACGTAGCCGTAATTGTTATAACTCTACTTACACTTTTTGCTGGAGCTTCAAGTATAGAAAAAACTAACAAAATCATGATGCCTGCTTTCTTCGTACTATTTTTCATATTAGCAGTAAGAGTTGCATTTTTACCAGGAGCTATTGAAGGTTACAAATATTTATTCGTACCTGATTGGTCTTATCTATTTAATGTTGAAACTTGGGTTAATGCCATGGGACAAGCTTTCTTCTCACTTTCTATAACTGGTAGTGGAATGATAGTTTGTGGTGCATACCTTGATAAAAAAGAAGACATAGTAAATGGTGCTTTACAAACTGGTATCTTTGATACATTAGCTGCTATGATAGCTGCTTTCGTTGTAATTCCTGCATCGTATGCATTTGGATACCCTGCAGGTGCTGGACCATCTCTAATGTTTATGACTATCCCAGCTGTATTCAAACAAATGCCATTTGGACATGTACTAGCTATACTATTCTTCATATCTGTTGTATTTGCTGCTGTAAGTTCATTACAAAACATGTTTGAAGTTGTTGGTGAATCAATAATAACAAGATTTAAAATGTCAAGAAAAACTGTTATTTTCTTGCTTGCTATAATATCTCTTGTTATAGGAATATTCATTGAACCAGAAAATAAAGTTGGACCTTGGATGGATGTTGTTACTATATACATAATTCCATTTGGAGCAGTACTTGGAGCAATTTCTTGGTATTGGATACTTAAAAAAGAATCTTATATGGAAGAAATTAATGAAGGAAGTAAAGTTAAACGTTCAGAAATATACTATACTGTTGGAAGATATATTTATGTACCATTAGTTCTAGTAGTATTTGTACTTGGACTTATATATCATGGAATTGGATAAAAACATTAAAAATTAATAAAAAAATAAACTGCATCTAAATTTCTGATGCAGTTTTTTATTTTTATGCATTCTTTTCTAGCATTTGTTTTACTTTCATAAGTCTTGTTATAGTTGCTCTTTCATTTTCATCCAGTTTCATTCTAATATCTTTTACTGTTTCTTCAAGATTAGGAATTGTACTATATTCAAGAGCATTAACTCTTCTTCTTGTCTTTTCAATCTCATCAGCCATAAGTTGACAAGATTTTTCTATTTCTGCAAGAGACAAAAGATTGTCCAAGACTTTTTGTAATTTTATAACTGTGTCATCAAGCTCAGCTGAAGTTTGAACAAAGCCATAAGGGAATATACTCCCTTCCATTTCTTCTTTTACAAACTTCATTTCAGGAACATTGACACTCATTATATTTTTTGATTTTATCTCCACTGATAATTTTTCTTTAGGAAAAGAAACAGCACTTT
This genomic interval carries:
- a CDS encoding sodium-dependent transporter, translated to MDNSERKFQSKLGFILTCVGSAVGMANIWAFPYRVGKYGGAVFLLIYFMFIALFSYVGLSAEYLIGRRAGTGTLGSYEYAWNEKGKGKLGYTLAYIPLLGSMSIAIGYAIISAWVLRTFGAAVTGKILEVDTAQFFGEAVQGNFVILPWHVAVIVITLLTLFAGASSIEKTNKIMMPAFFVLFFILAVRVAFLPGAIEGYKYLFVPDWSYLFNVETWVNAMGQAFFSLSITGSGMIVCGAYLDKKEDIVNGALQTGIFDTLAAMIAAFVVIPASYAFGYPAGAGPSLMFMTIPAVFKQMPFGHVLAILFFISVVFAAVSSLQNMFEVVGESIITRFKMSRKTVIFLLAIISLVIGIFIEPENKVGPWMDVVTIYIIPFGAVLGAISWYWILKKESYMEEINEGSKVKRSEIYYTVGRYIYVPLVLVVFVLGLIYHGIG
- a CDS encoding V-type ATP synthase subunit D, producing the protein MAKLKVNPTRMALSELKLRLVTAKRGHKLLKDKQDELMRQFINLIKENKKLRVEVEKELSESFKSFLLASATMSPLFLESAVSFPKEKLSVEIKSKNIMSVNVPEMKFVKEEMEGSIFPYGFVQTSAELDDTVIKLQKVLDNLLSLAEIEKSCQLMADEIEKTRRRVNALEYSTIPNLEETVKDIRMKLDENERATITRLMKVKQMLEKNA